One Mya arenaria isolate MELC-2E11 chromosome 5, ASM2691426v1 genomic window carries:
- the LOC128233391 gene encoding uncharacterized protein LOC128233391 isoform X1, which produces MYSLFAPLEETMRTLKGHELFDINVTMERKTSYTFLNEIVSQITSSRSLSEKMTLSVKKDDECTNVVKCVYHPSSYIERGQVINDLMAKGKGELYQTTVDEIRRGLEIPHLVMSVFIEDTSSPNSVVVSADKFFSEKQKTLTSQKLTENVETPVNITEETAKKAPPKSLHTMATERASLYKGSNLVHDYICSTCEDIGLDVKAKYFCKECEYYMCDKCVRLHNGVNRKHTVYGRGNIQKWVCSTLDNLDKHGIKLKLKCNDHQELCCYVCAAMYHT; this is translated from the exons ATGTATTCATTATTTGCACCTCTAGAGGAAACGATGAGGACTCTGAAAGGACACGAGTTGTTTGACATCAACGTGACAATGGAAAGGAAAACTAGCTATACTTTTCTGAATGAGATCG TTTCACAAATTACGAGTTCAAGAAGTTTGAGTGAGAAAATGACTCTGTCCGTGAAAAAAGATGACGAATGCACTAATGTGGTCAAGTGTGTTTATCATCCTTCCAGTTACATTGAAAGGGGACAAGTAATAAATGATCTGATGGCAAAGGGAAAGGGCGAATTATATCAAACAACTGTTGACGAGATTCGTCGAGGTCTGGAAATTCCTCACCTTGTGATGAGCGTTTTCATAGAgg ATACCAGTTCTCCAAACAGTGTTGTTGTTTCAGCTGATAAATTTTTCTCTGAAAAACAAAAGACATTGAC GTCTCAAAAGCTGACCGAAAACGTTGAGACTCCTGTAAATATCACAGAGGAGACTGCTAAGAAGGCTCCCCCAAAAAG TTTACACACCATGGCCACTGAAAGAGCATCGCTATACAAGGGATCTAACCTTGTGCATGACTACATTTGTTCCACGTGTGAGGATATTGGCCTAGACGTTAAAGCCAAGTACTTTTGTAAAGAGTGTGAATACTATATGTGTGACAAATGTGTGCGCTTACATAATGGAGTCAATAGAAAACATACCGTGTACGGACGTGGTAACATTCAGAAGTGGGTGTGTTCCACGTTGGACAATTTGGACAAGCATGGCATTAAGCTGAAGCTCAAATGCAATGACCACCAGGAGTTGTGCTGCTACGTTTGTGCAGCAATGTACCACACGTAG